In Bacteroides sp., the DNA window CCCACCATATTGAACACTTCGAGGGTTACATTCAGGTTTTCTTCCACCATGAATTCGATGTTGGTTTCGGTCCTGAAGGGATTCGGGTAGGCTTTTGCATACCAGCTGAGGTCCTCTGAATGATTGCTGATCAGGTCAAGGTCAGCCAAACCCTGGTAATTGTCATAGCACTCGTTCATTTCGATCCATTCGCCAATGAATCCGGCAGCCCGGTTGATTTCTTTTCCGGCAGGTTCGGGATAAACGTTGGCAAAGTAATCGTCAATCAGCATCATAGCAGCTTCCAGTTCTGGGAACTCACTGAGGGTGACCCCGCTGAGGAAAATGGCAGCGTACTGGGTGAATGCCCGTTTGGTTGGGGTGTTCGATGGCCAGAAAGCCATCCCTTCTTCCTGGTTGAAGGACATCCCGCCAACGATCACATCATAGGGCCATACGGTCTGCGGTTTAGCAAACCAGTAACCCTGGCTGTATGCACAATACACATATTCCATCAGCTCGAAGTGAGCCACAAGGGTGACATTCTCCTCCGGCATGGTAAATTCAAAGGAAGAATCGTAGCTGACAATGGTTTCACCCCAGGTCCAGTTTACGAACAGATAATTGGCGTTTGGATAAGCATAAACCATTACAGGGGTTCCTGCGGCATAGCTTCCTGCGCCATCCAGGATGCCTCCATCCATTGGATCGGCCACCAGCGTCAGGGTGTACATCATGGCTTCTTCAGTGAAAGTCGCTGTGATGGTTTTGTCCATATCCATCAGGATGGTTTCTGTGGCGTCGGTAGATACCAGGTCACCAGTCCAACCTTCAAACATCCATCCCATATCGGCAACTGCCTGCAGGTTGAGGGAAGCGCCTTCTTGAGCCTGAACCGGTACGGTATATGCAACGCTGTTCACAAGGACATCACCCATGCCTACGATATTTACCGTAAGGGTGTACATGGTGGGCGGTATTTCGGTGAATGTCG includes these proteins:
- a CDS encoding T9SS type A sorting domain-containing protein gives rise to the protein LVDGGSVGAVTNYTFTSVTANHTISASFAEIPPTMYTLTVNIVGMGDVLVNSIAYTAPVQAEEGASLSLQAIADMGWVFDGWTGDLVSTNATETILMNEDKTITATFTEIPPTMYALTVNIVGMGDVLVNSVVYSMPVEAEEGTTLNLQAVADMGWMFEGWTGDLVSTNAMETILMDADKTITATFTEIPPTMYTLTVNIVGMGDVLVNSVAYTVPVQAQEGASLNLQAVADMGWMFEGWTGDLVSTDATETILMDMDKTITATFTEEAMMYTLTLVADPMDGGILDGAGSYAAGTPVMVYAYPNANYLFVNWTWGETIVSYDSSFEFTMPEENVTLVAHFELMEYVYCAYSQGYWFAKPQTVWPYDVIVGGMSFNQEEGMAFWPSNTPTKRAFTQYAAIFLSGVTLSEFPELEAAMMLIDDYFANVYPEPAGKEINRAAGFIGEWIEMNECYDNYQGLADLDLISNHSEDLSWYAKAYPNPFRTETNIEFMVEENLNVTLEVFNMVGERITVLFDGPVEAFEKHTVTLRMKDRYTGFYFYRLRAGDKIHTGRLIMVK